One segment of Pseudobythopirellula maris DNA contains the following:
- a CDS encoding vitamin K epoxide reductase family protein — protein sequence MSVDDRRRMLQTHHRQTLWCYWSIVALGLWLLVAPWSFGYLNEGLWVDPSGGRGVWFSDQTHTTLRAWLMTWSDILSGAVLVVLGWRALSTDRPVSLWGCCFVGVWLTAAPVVLWAPTASGYLNDTLVGAWLISLTILVPGMPNMIMYMKHGPPTPPGWTYNPSSWPQRWIMIATGLAGWLVSRYLAVYQLGYTTYVWDPFFGFAQGTRQVLDSKMSHAWPISDAGLGSLSYTFEFLMGFMGSPSRWRTMPWMVAFFGVLVIPLGLTHIFLVASQPVLVHHWCSMCLLAALIMLPMIPLEVDEVVAMCLHVVRAKRRGDRGGSLWAIFWKGGEAEGCTPDERSPELIELPRRPREVFLASIWGMSFPWTLTASTALGVALMAAPAWLGVGVETAAADVAHIGGALIATVSVVCMGEVVRVGRLLNIPLGVAVAAAPWALDGGGVVYGVACTAMGLAVAALSAPRGVVCERYGSWDRFVR from the coding sequence ATGTCAGTCGATGACCGGCGGCGGATGCTCCAGACGCACCACAGGCAGACGCTGTGGTGCTACTGGTCGATCGTGGCTCTGGGCCTGTGGCTGCTCGTCGCCCCATGGAGCTTCGGCTACCTGAACGAGGGGCTGTGGGTCGACCCCAGCGGCGGCCGGGGCGTGTGGTTCAGCGACCAGACGCACACGACCCTGAGGGCCTGGCTCATGACCTGGAGCGACATTCTCTCCGGGGCCGTGCTGGTTGTGCTCGGCTGGCGGGCGCTTTCGACCGACCGGCCGGTGAGCCTGTGGGGATGCTGCTTCGTGGGGGTCTGGCTCACTGCGGCGCCCGTGGTGCTGTGGGCCCCGACCGCCTCGGGGTACCTCAATGACACGCTGGTGGGCGCCTGGCTCATTTCGCTGACGATCCTCGTGCCCGGCATGCCGAACATGATCATGTACATGAAGCACGGCCCGCCCACGCCGCCGGGCTGGACCTACAACCCCTCGAGCTGGCCGCAACGGTGGATCATGATCGCCACGGGGCTGGCCGGTTGGCTGGTGTCGCGGTACCTGGCCGTGTACCAGCTTGGCTACACCACCTACGTGTGGGACCCTTTCTTCGGCTTCGCCCAGGGGACCCGCCAAGTGCTCGACTCGAAGATGTCGCACGCCTGGCCGATCTCCGACGCCGGCCTCGGGTCGCTCAGCTACACGTTTGAGTTCCTGATGGGCTTTATGGGCAGCCCGTCGCGCTGGCGCACCATGCCATGGATGGTCGCGTTCTTCGGCGTGCTGGTCATCCCGCTGGGCCTGACGCACATCTTCCTGGTCGCTTCGCAGCCGGTTCTCGTCCACCACTGGTGCTCGATGTGCCTGCTGGCGGCGCTCATCATGCTGCCGATGATCCCGCTCGAGGTCGACGAGGTCGTGGCGATGTGCCTGCACGTGGTGCGGGCGAAGCGCCGCGGCGACCGCGGCGGCTCGCTATGGGCGATCTTCTGGAAGGGGGGCGAGGCCGAGGGCTGCACGCCGGACGAGCGCTCGCCCGAGTTGATCGAGCTCCCCCGTCGCCCGCGCGAGGTATTCCTCGCCTCGATCTGGGGGATGAGTTTCCCCTGGACGCTCACCGCCTCGACCGCGCTCGGCGTGGCGCTGATGGCGGCGCCCGCCTGGCTGGGCGTCGGCGTCGAGACGGCGGCGGCCGACGTCGCCCACATCGGCGGGGCGTTGATCGCGACCGTCTCGGTCGTTTGCATGGGCGAGGTGGTGCGCGTCGGGCGCCTCTTGAACATCCCGTTGGGCGTGGCGGTCGCCGCCGCCCCCTGGGCGCTCGATGGTGGGGGCGTCGTGTACGGCGTCGCCTGCACC
- a CDS encoding Rho termination factor N-terminal domain-containing protein, with amino-acid sequence MPQAWSDKDERQYEHVKKSAKDRGRSDDRAEEIAARTVNKQRRQEGRTPNKTTQGTGNPNTAFEDRTVEELRNRATQLGIKGRSKMRKEDLIQEIRSHQ; translated from the coding sequence ATGCCTCAAGCCTGGAGCGACAAAGACGAGCGTCAGTACGAGCACGTCAAAAAGAGCGCTAAAGACCGGGGACGCTCCGATGATAGGGCCGAGGAGATCGCGGCCCGAACGGTCAACAAACAGCGCCGTCAAGAGGGGCGTACGCCCAACAAAACGACCCAGGGCACGGGCAACCCGAACACGGCGTTCGAGGACCGCACGGTCGAGGAGTTGCGAAATCGGGCTACTCAACTTGGCATCAAGGGACGCAGCAAAATGCGCAAGGAAGATCTGATCCAAGAAATCCGATCCCACCAATGA
- a CDS encoding rhodanese-like domain-containing protein, with protein sequence MKKIDADQLRSMFDNNADFLLINTLSADNFAKTKIEGAVNIPQDQDQFVSEVESRAADKSTPIVVYCASADCNSSDKAAEKLDAAGFTNVMDFAEGAAGWQNEPATAPN encoded by the coding sequence ATGAAGAAAATCGACGCGGACCAATTGCGTTCAATGTTCGACAACAACGCCGATTTCCTGCTGATCAACACCCTATCCGCCGATAACTTCGCCAAGACGAAGATCGAAGGGGCGGTCAATATCCCGCAGGATCAGGACCAATTCGTGTCTGAAGTCGAGTCGCGTGCCGCCGACAAGTCGACGCCGATCGTCGTCTACTGCGCGAGCGCGGACTGCAACTCGTCCGACAAGGCGGCCGAGAAGCTTGACGCGGCGGGGTTCACCAACGTGATGGACTTTGCCGAAGGGGCGGCCGGTTGGCAAAACGAACCGGCGACAGCGCCGAACTGA
- a CDS encoding zinc-dependent alcohol dehydrogenase — translation MKAVVFHGVGDIRLDDIPEPKIQDPNDAIVQITTSAICGTDLHFVRGTAPGMKPGTVLGHEAVGVVVETGRSVRNLRAGDRVVIPSTIGCGSCSYCRDGYFAQCDTANPNGSLAGTSFYGGPEPTGPFDGLQAEYARIPFANVGLVKLPDEVSDEQAIPLSDIFPTGHFGAKLAEVGPGDTVAVFGCGPVGQFAIVSAFLLGAGRVLAIDNLPSRLEIATAQGAETIDFDEEDPVETLRDLTGGIGPDRVIDAVGVDAERRGDSEPSEGEGELWEPGGAPSQALDWAVQSVAKAGTVSIIGVYPPEHDRFPIGAAMNKNLTVNMGNCNHRRYMPELLRLVQTGAVDPMRLVTQQEKLVSAIEAYEAFDRREEGWLKVELVTPAVQMS, via the coding sequence ATGAAAGCCGTAGTTTTTCACGGCGTCGGCGACATCCGTCTCGACGACATCCCCGAGCCGAAGATCCAAGACCCCAACGATGCGATCGTTCAGATCACGACCAGCGCCATCTGCGGGACCGACCTCCACTTTGTGCGAGGCACGGCGCCCGGCATGAAGCCCGGCACGGTGCTCGGCCACGAGGCGGTCGGCGTGGTGGTCGAGACCGGCAGGAGCGTACGCAACCTGCGCGCCGGGGACCGGGTCGTGATCCCATCGACGATCGGCTGCGGCAGCTGCTCCTACTGCCGCGATGGATACTTCGCCCAGTGTGACACGGCCAACCCCAACGGATCGCTGGCGGGCACCTCGTTCTACGGCGGCCCGGAGCCCACCGGCCCCTTCGACGGGCTGCAAGCCGAGTACGCCCGCATCCCGTTCGCTAACGTGGGGCTGGTGAAGCTGCCCGACGAGGTGAGCGACGAGCAAGCAATCCCCTTGTCCGACATCTTCCCGACGGGCCACTTCGGGGCCAAGTTGGCCGAAGTCGGACCGGGCGACACAGTGGCGGTCTTCGGCTGCGGCCCGGTGGGGCAGTTCGCGATCGTCAGCGCCTTCTTGCTCGGCGCCGGCCGAGTGCTGGCGATCGACAACCTCCCCAGCCGGCTTGAGATCGCCACCGCCCAGGGCGCCGAGACGATCGATTTCGACGAGGAGGACCCGGTCGAGACGCTCCGCGACCTGACCGGCGGCATCGGGCCCGACAGGGTGATCGACGCCGTGGGCGTCGACGCCGAGAGGCGGGGCGATTCGGAACCCTCCGAGGGCGAGGGCGAGCTGTGGGAGCCGGGTGGCGCCCCGTCGCAGGCGCTTGACTGGGCCGTGCAGAGTGTCGCCAAGGCGGGCACGGTATCGATCATCGGCGTCTACCCCCCGGAGCACGACCGCTTCCCGATCGGCGCCGCAATGAACAAGAACCTCACGGTCAACATGGGCAACTGCAATCACCGCCGCTACATGCCCGAGCTGCTGCGGCTGGTGCAGACTGGTGCGGTCGACCCTATGCGGCTCGTCACCCAGCAAGAAAAACTCGTCTCGGCGATCGAGGCCTATGAGGCGTTCGACCGCCGCGAGGAGGGGTGGCTCAAGGTCGAATTGGTCACCCCGGCCGTTCAAATGTCGTGA
- a CDS encoding cytochrome P450 produces MNTTASKTPSYPEATLALAAEPYDFISRQCSRFGTDVFATRLLLRKTLCMTGPDAARLFYDDSKFRRAGAAPGALTKTLLGRGGVQGLDGESHRRRKAMFLSMTDDGHAAAMAACFHARLHHDAGSWSRAGEVTLYGALHEVLCRAACEWVGVPLPEEEVGLRTRQLTSLFDHAGSRGPKHILARWRRWRADRWMERVVQSVRSGELVPPQGAPLRIIAEHVDADGAPMTDHEAAVEALNLVRPVVAVSVYVVFVALALEEHAGCRERVRAGDDAQLECFAQEVRRYYPFFPCLVAETRDRFEWRGHEFPAGRRVLLDVYGTNHDPRVWDDPEAFRPERFADGRERPFGFIPQGGGDPALTHRCPGERIALELMKTAAAFLTREIEYTVPQQDLRVNRRRMPALPASRFHLNVLRLNPVPPRQNSAP; encoded by the coding sequence TTGAACACGACCGCTAGCAAGACGCCGTCTTACCCCGAGGCGACGCTCGCCCTGGCCGCCGAGCCGTACGACTTCATCTCGCGCCAATGCAGCCGCTTCGGCACGGACGTCTTCGCGACCCGGCTGCTTCTGCGCAAGACGCTTTGCATGACGGGCCCCGACGCCGCCAGGCTCTTTTACGACGATTCAAAGTTCCGCCGCGCCGGGGCGGCGCCGGGCGCTTTGACCAAAACCCTCCTCGGTCGGGGCGGCGTACAGGGCCTTGATGGCGAGTCGCACCGGCGCCGCAAGGCGATGTTCCTGAGTATGACCGACGACGGGCACGCCGCGGCGATGGCCGCGTGTTTCCACGCGCGGCTGCATCACGACGCCGGGTCGTGGTCCCGGGCCGGCGAGGTGACGCTCTACGGCGCGCTGCACGAGGTACTATGCCGCGCCGCGTGCGAGTGGGTAGGCGTCCCCCTGCCCGAGGAGGAAGTCGGCTTGCGGACGCGGCAGCTGACGTCGCTCTTCGACCACGCCGGCTCGCGCGGTCCCAAGCACATCCTCGCCCGTTGGCGCCGGTGGCGGGCCGATCGCTGGATGGAGCGCGTCGTTCAGTCGGTGCGCTCGGGCGAGCTCGTCCCGCCGCAGGGGGCGCCGCTGCGAATTATCGCCGAGCACGTCGACGCCGATGGCGCGCCGATGACCGACCATGAGGCGGCGGTCGAGGCGCTCAACCTGGTCCGCCCGGTGGTGGCCGTCTCGGTCTACGTGGTGTTCGTGGCGCTCGCACTCGAGGAGCACGCCGGCTGCCGCGAGCGTGTGAGAGCGGGCGACGACGCACAGCTCGAGTGCTTCGCCCAGGAGGTGCGGCGCTACTACCCCTTCTTCCCCTGCCTCGTCGCCGAGACGCGGGACCGGTTCGAGTGGCGTGGCCACGAGTTCCCCGCAGGCCGGCGGGTGCTGCTCGACGTCTACGGCACGAACCACGACCCGCGCGTCTGGGACGACCCCGAGGCGTTCCGCCCCGAACGGTTCGCCGACGGACGGGAGCGTCCTTTCGGCTTCATTCCCCAAGGGGGTGGCGACCCGGCCCTCACCCACCGATGCCCCGGTGAGCGGATCGCTCTGGAACTGATGAAGACGGCGGCCGCGTTCTTGACGCGTGAGATCGAGTACACGGTTCCCCAACAAGACCTTCGGGTCAACCGCAGGCGGATGCCGGCGTTGCCGGCCAGCCGATTCCACCTCAATGTATTGAGGCTGAATCCAGTGCCGCCCCGGCAGAATTCCGCCCCATGA
- a CDS encoding XylR family transcriptional regulator — MTSRPRVALDVETSRLYGRGILKGISQYLISSRPWSIYIEQHEIGGDVTRLLSRWSGDGIITRQLTEDSKKTILGRGMAVIDLSNFTPSMGIPRICSADSACGRAGAQHFIERGFKHFACCHYRGQHWSQQRADGFVAEVEFTKHECRVYEQPFRVQAQKWDQDQERLAEWLVSLPRPVGVLATNDLLGHHVLDACGRANLMVPEEVAVLGVDNDELLCNLTNPPMSSIILDPERIGFVAAKRLDQIMQGEENGAIENETTEIPSLGVAVRQSTDIFAVPDPEIARALRYIRDHACEGATVQDVLDHMSVSRSWLERGFREHFGRSPKAEIRNVQIARCKELLKMTDLSLENIAGLAGFKHSEYMGVMFKRETGLSPGKYRNS; from the coding sequence ATGACATCACGCCCAAGAGTCGCCCTCGATGTCGAGACTTCGCGTCTCTACGGACGCGGCATCTTGAAAGGGATCTCTCAGTACCTCATCTCGAGCCGTCCGTGGTCGATCTACATCGAGCAGCACGAGATCGGCGGTGACGTTACGCGGCTGCTCTCTCGCTGGAGCGGCGACGGCATCATCACGCGGCAGCTCACCGAGGACTCGAAGAAAACGATCCTGGGCCGCGGCATGGCGGTCATCGACCTGAGCAACTTCACGCCCAGCATGGGAATCCCGCGGATCTGCTCCGCGGACAGCGCGTGTGGTCGCGCCGGCGCCCAGCACTTTATCGAGCGTGGCTTCAAGCACTTCGCCTGCTGTCACTACCGGGGACAGCATTGGTCGCAACAACGGGCCGATGGGTTTGTGGCGGAAGTCGAATTCACGAAGCACGAATGCCGCGTCTACGAGCAACCGTTCCGTGTCCAAGCGCAGAAGTGGGACCAAGACCAAGAGCGGCTCGCCGAGTGGCTCGTGAGCCTGCCCCGACCAGTGGGGGTGTTGGCCACCAATGACCTGCTGGGGCACCACGTGCTCGACGCCTGCGGTCGCGCCAACCTGATGGTCCCCGAAGAGGTCGCCGTGCTAGGGGTCGACAACGACGAGCTGCTTTGCAACCTCACCAACCCGCCGATGTCGAGCATCATCCTCGATCCCGAACGCATCGGTTTCGTGGCGGCCAAACGCCTGGACCAGATCATGCAAGGCGAGGAGAACGGCGCCATCGAAAACGAGACCACCGAGATCCCATCGCTCGGCGTCGCGGTCCGCCAGTCCACGGATATCTTCGCCGTGCCCGACCCCGAGATCGCCCGGGCTTTGCGGTACATCCGTGATCACGCCTGCGAAGGCGCCACGGTGCAGGATGTCCTGGACCACATGTCGGTCTCGAGGAGTTGGCTAGAGCGAGGCTTTCGCGAGCACTTTGGCAGGTCGCCCAAGGCGGAGATACGCAACGTGCAGATCGCTCGCTGCAAAGAGCTTCTGAAGATGACCGACCTGTCGCTAGAGAACATCGCAGGCCTGGCGGGCTTCAAGCACTCCGAGTACATGGGGGTGATGTTCAAACGCGAGACCGGCTTGTCTCCTGGCAAGTACCGCAACAGCTGA